Part of the Janibacter endophyticus genome is shown below.
GGGGACGAGGGCCAGCAGCACGAGCGCGGCCGGCAGGAGGGTGAAGCCGAGCGTCATGGCGGTCACCGCCGAGTCCGGCTGCGCGGCAAGGCCGTCCGTCGACGAGACGTAGCCGCCCAGCATGAGGATGAGGGCGTAGACGCCTGGGCCGAGCGCGAGCCCGAGGGTCTCCCCGGCCGTCCAGACGCCCGTGTAGACACCGACGCGGCCCTCCCCCGTGCGCTGGGCATCGACGGCGGCGACGTCCGGGAGCATCGCCATGGGGAACATCTGGGCGCCCGCGTAGCCGATGCCGACCAGCGTCAGAGCGGCCCCGACGGCGGCGACGCCGAGACCGTGGAGCAGGTAGACGAGCACGGCGCCGAGCGCGAGGAGCAGGGAGGCCGCGACGAAGCCGGCCTTCTTGCCGACACGCGCACCGATCCGCTCCCACACCGGCGTGACGAGCAGGGCCGGGGCGACGAACGCGACGAAGAGGATCGTCGACGCCCCGGGGTTGCCCAGCACCACCCGGGCGACGTAGTCGACGCCGGCGAGCATCGTGCCCGTCGCGAGCGCCTGCAGGCCGAAGGCCGTGAGCAGCGCGCGGAAGTCCGGCGCCCGCGCCACGACCCGCAGCTGCTCCCCGAGGCTGCCCCCGGCCGCGACCTCCGCGACCGGCGGCACCCCCTTCGTCCCCCACCACGCGCCGAGGGCACCGGCGAGGATCAGCCCGCCGACGAAGAGGCCCACCGCCCGGTACCCCCACTCGGGTCCGAGCGCGTCGCGGATCGCCGGGGACAGCCCGCCGCTCACGAGGATCGCCAGGGCGAGCACCGCGACCCGCCAGGTCATGAGTCGGGTGCGCTCGCCGTAGTCGCGGGTCAGCTCCGCCGGCATCGAGACGTAGGGGACCTGGAAGAACGCGTAGGCGGTCGCGCAGGCGAGGAAGAGCACGGCCACCCAGGCGGCACCGAGCGCCGTCGAGCCCGTCGGCCCGGCGAAGAGGAGCACGAAGAGGACCGCGAGGAGGGCACCCGCCCGCAGGAGGAAGGGGCGACGACGGCCCTCGGGGTGCTCGAGACGGTCCGAGATCCGGCCCGCCACCGGGTTGAGCAGGACGTCCCAGGCCTTGGGCAGCAGGACGATGAGACCCGCGACGCCCGCGGCGACGCCGAGCCGGTCGGTGAGATAGGGCAGGAGGAGCAGACCGGGCACGGTCCCGAAGGAGCCGGTCGCGACCGACCCCAGCCCGTACCCGCGTCGCACCCGACCCGGCAGCGCTGCCGTCATGGCGGGACAGTAGCCCCTCCCCCGTCGCCTTGACACGAAGCCGCTTCACTGGTTCATTAGTCATGTAACTAACCAAGGAGGCGCAGTGGAGCCGTTCGACGACAGCTCGCCGATCTACCTGCAGATCGCCGACCGCATCCGTCGCTCCGTGCTCTCCGGCGAGCTGCGGGAAGGGGACCAGGTCATGTCGACCACGCAGTACGCGACGACGCACCGCATCAACCCGGCCACGGCCGCCAAGGCCATGGGCCTGCTCGTCGACGAGGGGCTGATCCACAAGCGGCGCGGGATCGGGATGTTCGTCAGCGACGGCGCCCGGGAGCAGCTGCGCACCGCCCGACGCGAGTCGTACTGGGAGCAGGTCATGCAGCCCGCGCTCGACGACGCCCGTGCCCTGGGCATCACCACCGACGAGATCATCACCTGGCTGAAGGAGACGTCATGAGCACGATGGGGATCGAGGTGACCGGGCTGTCTCACCGCTTCGGGAGCACCCAGGCACTGGCCGACATCGACCTCACGGTGCGACCCGGCACCCTCACCGGGCTCGTCGGGCGCAACGGCGCCGGCAAGACCACGCTGCTCGAGCTCGTCGCGGCCCACCGGGCCGCGCAGTCCGGGCAGGTGCTCCTCGGGGGCGAGCCGGTGTGGGAGAACCCGGACCGCACCTCGCGCGTCTGCCTCATGAAGGAGCGCGGGGGCATGTACGACGACGAGAAGATCACCGCGAGCGTCCGCGCCCAGCGGGTGACCCGCCCGCACTGGGACGAGACGTACTTCTACGAGCTGCTCGACCGCTTCGAGGTCCCGACGAGGAAGGCCCCGGAGAAGCTCTCCACCGGCAAGAGGTCCGCGCTGCGCGCGGCCCTCGCCCTCGCGACGCGCGCCGAGGTCACCCTGCTCGACGAGGTCTACCTCGGCATGGACGCGGTGGCACGACGGCAGTTCTACGACGAGGTCATGGCCGACTACCTCGCCCACCCCCGCACCATCGTGCTCTCCTCGCACCTGCTCGACGAGGTCGAGGACCTCCTCGAGGACGTGATCGTCCTCCACCGTGGCCGGGTCGTCGCCGCCGGCAGCGCGGACGAGGTCCGTGAGGCGCACTCCACCGGCGACCGGCTCGCCTCGCTCACCGACGTCCTCGTGACGCTCAGCTCCCCCGGAGGTACCCGATGACCGCCCGCTCCCCCTCCGTCGTGACCCGCCGCTCGCAGCTCTGGCCGACGACGAGGTACCTCGTGCGGCACGCCCTGACCCCGCTCGTCTGGACCGCCGGGGTGATAGCGGCCCTGGCCGCCCTCGTCTGGCTGCTGGCCGTCGTCCAGGGGTGGGAGTACGAGGTCGTCGACGAAGGGGTGTACTTCGGCGTCGAGGCCACCCGTGACCTCGTCACGGTGCAGGGTCCAGTCGGACCCGCGGCCATGGCGGCGCTGCAGCTGATCGTCGCCCTCGCCATCACCGCGGTCGTCATGGCGGCCGTCGTGCCGGCCCGTCACACGCGGGTCCTCATCTCCTCCGGGGTGACCCGTCGCTCGGTGAGCATCGGGCTCCTGCTCGCGCTCCTCGCGGTGGTCGCCGTGGTCACGGTCGCGGTGCTCGTTCTCATCGCGCTGGGTGGCCTCGACGGGCTGCGCCCGGGGGGCGCCGTCTCGACGACCGAGGCATGGCAGGCGGCGGCCTCCGGGCTGCTGCAGCTCGGCGCGGCGGTCCTGCTCGTGGGGGCCGCCACCACCCTCTTCCTCCGCTGGCCGTGGTGGGTCGGGGTTGCCGCGGGGATCGCCCTCGGGCTGGTCCTCATGGCGGTCGGCCTGCTCCTCCCGTCGCTCGAGGACGGCTGGTGGTGGGCGGCGTTCGTCGCTGTCGCCTCCGCCGCGGCGATCGTGCTCGTGCTGCGGCGGGTCCCCACCCGCTAGGTCGGCCCTTCGAGGCTCCTGCGTCGCACCTCAGGATCGATGTGCGTGCGGCCCGCTGACGGGGCCTGCGAGGATGACGCCATGCGCCCGATCCGCCAGAGCCGCAAGCTGATGAACGTCCGCTACGACGTCCGAGGACCGATCCTCGTCGAGGCCCAGCGGCTCGAGGCCGAGGGCCACAAGATCCTCAAGCTCAACATCGGCAACACCGCCCCCTTCGGCTTCGAGGCACCCGAGGCGATCGTCGCCGACATGACCCGGCACCTGCCCGACTCGCAGGGTTACGTGGACTCCAAGGGCATCTACTCGGCCCGGACCGCGGTCGCGCAGTACTACCAGTCGCGGGGCCTGCGGGAGACGACCGTCGAGGACGTCTTCATCGGCAACGGCGTCTCCGAGCTCATCTCGATGGTGCTGCAGGCCTTCGTCGACGACGGCAACGAGATCCTCATCCCCGCACCGGACTACCCGCTGTGGACCGGTGCGGTCTCGCTCGCCGGCGGCACCCCCGTGCACTACCGCTGCGACGAGTCCAACGGCTGGGACCCCGACCTCGCGGACATCGAGTCCAAGATCACCGACAACACGCACGCCCTGGTCATCATCAACCCGAACAACCCGACGGGCGCGGTCTACAGCGAGGAGACGGTCAAGGGGCTCGTCGACATCGCGCGGCGCCATCAGCTCGTCGTCATGGCCGACGAGATCTACGAGAAGATCATCTTCGACGACGCCGTCCACCGGCACGCGGCCGAGTTCGCCGGCGACGACGTCCTCTGCCTCACCTTCTCCGGCCTGTCGAAGGCCTACCGGGTCTGCGGCTACCGCGCCGGCTGGGTGATGATCTCCGGCCCGAAGCACATGGCCGAGGACTTCCTCGAGGGCCTGACGCTGCTCGCCAACATGCGCATGTGCGCCAACGTCCCTGCGCAGCACGCGATCCAGACCGCGCTCGGCGGCTACCAGTCGATCGAGGAGCTCGTCGTCCCCGGCGGCCGCTTCTACGAGCAGTCCAAGCTCGCCTCCCGGCTGCTGGGAGAGATCCCCGGCGTGAGCTGCGTCGAGCCGCGCGGGGCCCTGTACTGCTTCCCGCGGCTCGACCCGGAGGTGTACGCGATCGAGGACGACGAGGCCTTCGTCATCGACCTGCTGCGCGCCAAGAAGATCCTCGTGACCCACGGGACCGGCTTCAACTGGTTCGAGCCCGACCACTTCCGGGTCGTGTGCCTGCCCGACGAGGAGGTCATGACCGAGGCGATCGGCCGGATCGCGGACTTCCTCGAGACCCGACGCGGCTGACGTCTGGTCCCTGAGGTGCGAGCTGGCGAGCCTCGAAGGGTCGGCCTGGCCGTCGCGGTGGGCGGCGCGCTCGGCTCGGTCGGTCGGTGGGGTCTCGTCGACGTCCTGCCCGCCGGCGGGTGGCCGTGGGGGACGTTGCTCGTCAACGTCACTGGCGCTCTGGCGATGGGTCTCCTCGTCGCCTGGCTCTCGGCCCGCGAGGCACCGCACTGGGTGCGCCCCTTCGTCGCCACCGGCCTGCTCGGCGGCTGGACGACCTACTCCGCCTTCGCCCTCGACACGGTGACCCTCTCCCCCTTCGTCGGACTCGGGTACGTCCTCGCGACCGTGGTCCTCGGCGTCGGCGCGTGCGCCCTCGGCCTCCGCCTGGTCCCTGAGGTGCGACGAGGGAGCCTCGAAGGGCCCCGCTCATGACCGCGCTCCTCGTCGCCGTCGGCGGTGCGCTGGGTGCCGTCCTGCGGTGGCAGCTGTCGACGCGCGCCAGGACGAAGGGGGCGACACCGGCGGGTGGGACCCTCCTGGTCAACGTCCTCGGCTCGTTCCTCCTCGGGCTGCTCGCCGGGTGGGGCGGCCGGCCCGACTGGGTCATGCCGCTGCTCGGCGTCGGCCTGTGCGGAGGACTCACGACCTTCAGCACGCACGCGCTCGAGGTGGCCCAGTCCTGGCGCGACCTCGAGCGCCGCCAGGCCGTCGCGAACCTCGGCCTCTCGCTCGGGCTCAGCCTGGCCGCGCTCTCCCTCGGCTACGTCAGTACTGCCTGAGCGGCGCGGACGGGCAGACGCCGCTCCTCCCGGTCGCACGAGCCAAGGCTCGTGCGAGGAGGGAGCGGCGCCGGAAGTCGCACGAGCCAAGGCTCGTGCGCGGAGCGGACCCTCCCCCGTCGTCCCGTCAGGGGGTGCTGAAATCGCCTGCGTCGGCGCGCAGGCGCGCGAGGATCGCGACGAGCTGGCGCGTGTCCTCGTCGGAGAGGCCGAGCGCACCGAAGACCTCGTCGTTGAGCCGACGCGTGCACTCCTTGGCGACCTGGATGCCCTGCGAGGTCAGGCCGACGAGGACCGTGCGCCGGTCGTCCGGGCTGGGCGCTCGCGTCACCAGGCCGGCCGACTCGAGCCGGTCGACGGCGTTCGTCACGCTCGACTGGTGCACCTGGAGCCGGGAGCTGATCGCCCGCATCGGCAGCGCCTCGTGCCGGGTGAAGCTCAGCAGCATGAGCACCTCGTACCGGGCGAAGGTCAGCCCGCTGTCACGCAGCGCGGTCTCGACGCGGCGCATGAGGATCGCCTGGGCCCGGATCACCGAGGTGACGGCGGCCATCCCCTCCGCGGAGTCGCCCCACCCACGCTCCACCCACTGGGTGCGCGCGGCGTCGATGGGGTCGAAGGAGAGCACGGCGCCAGCATACATTGACGCCCAATAGTTGGACGTCCTACTATCTCGGTACGCCGTCCCGAGGAGATCCTGCATGTCCACGCCCACCCTGCACGCCCCCGCCCACCCGGTGCGCTTCGTCACCGCGTCCGCCCTCTTCGACGGGCACGACGCGTCGATCAACATCATGCGCCGCATCCTGCAGAGCCAGGGCGCCGAGGTGATCCATCTCGGGCACAACCGCTCCGTGCAGGAGGTCGTCGACGCGGCGATCGACGAGGACGTGCAGGGCGTCGCGATCAGCAGCTACCAGGGCGGTCACGTCGAGTACTTCGAGTACCTCGTGCAGCTGCTCGGCGAGGCCGGCGCCGGTCACGTCAAGGTCTTCGGCGGTGGCGGCGGTGTCATCGTCCCCGAGGAGATCCAGCGGCTGCGCGCCGCCGGGGTGCGGATCTTCTCCCCCGAGGACGGCCAGCGCCTCGGGCTCCCGGGCATGATCAACACCCTCATCAGAGACTGCGACGTCGACCTCTGGGAGGAGCGCGACGCGGACGTCGATGCCGTCCTCTCCGGCGACCGGGCGGCCGTCGCCCGCGCCATCACCGGCGCCGAGCTCGGGCGCCTCGACGACACCTTCCTCACCCGCGTCCGGGAGGCCGCCGGGTCCCGCACCGTGCCCGTCCTCGGCATCACCGGCACCGGCGGCTCCGGCAAGTCCTCGCTCACCGACGAGCTGGTCCGCCGCTTCCGGGTCGACCAGGAGGACAAGCTCCGCATCGCGGTCATCGCCGTCGACCCCACCCGCAAGCGCGGCGGCGGCGCCCTCCTCGGCGACCGCATCCGGATGAACTCGCTCGACGGGGACCGGGTCTTCTTCCGTTCCATCGCGACGCGCGGCAGCCGCGAGGTCCCCGAGAACCTCGACCAGGTCATCGACGTGGCCAAGGCCGCCGGCTTCGACCTCGTCATCGTCGAGACCCCCGGGATCGGGCAGGGCGACGCGGCGATCGTCCCCTTCGCCGACACCTCGATGTACGTCATGACCCCGGAGTTCGGCGCGGCCAGCCAGCTCGAGAAGATCGACATGCTCGACCTCGCCGACGTCGTCGCCATCAACAAGTTCGAGCGCCGCGGCGCCGAGGACGCCCTCCGCGACGTCGGCCGCCAGATGGTCCGCAACCGCGAGGCCTTCGGCAAGAAGCCCGAGGACATGCCGGTCTACGGCACCTCGGCTGCGACCTTCAACGACGATGGCGTCACCGCGCTCTACCAGCACCTCCGCGACGCGCTCGCCGAGCAGGGCCTCCAGACGGGCGAAGGGGTCCTCGCACCGGTCGACGTCCAGCACTCGACCCGGATCAGCCAGGTCGTCCCGCCCAAGCGGGTCCGCTACCTCGCCGAGATCGCCGACACCGTCCGCGACTACCACGAGCAGACCACGCGAGTCGCTGAGCAGGCGCGCCGCGTCCAGCGCCTCGAGCTCGTCGACGACGAGCTCGCTGCCGCGGGCAAGTCCGACCACGCGGTCGACGAGCTGCTCGAGCACGCCCGGGCCGAGCTCCCGACCGAGGTCGGTCAGCAGCTCGCGTCCTGGCCCACGGTCGTCGAGTCCTACTCCGGCGACGAGCAGGTCGTGACCATCCGCGGCAAGGAGCTGCGCACGACGCTCACCAAGGAGTCGCTGTCGGGCAACAAGATCCCGCGCGTCGCCCTCCCCCGCTTCGCCGACCACGGCGACCTCGTCTCCTTCCTCCGTCGGGAGAACCTGCCTGGCTACTACCCCTTCACCGCCGGCGTCTTCCCCTTCAAGCGCGACAACGAGGACCCGGCGCGGATGTTCGCCGGCGAGGGTGACCCCTTCCGCACCAACCGGCGCTTCAAGCTGCTGTCGGAGGGCCAGCCCGCCACCCGCCTGTCGACCGCCTTCGACTCGGTGACCCTCTACGGGCGCGACCCCGACGAGCGCCCGGACATCTACGGCAAGGTCGGCACCTCCGGCGTCTCCGTCGCGACGCTCGACGACATGAAGGCGCTGTACGACGGCTTCGACCTGCTCTCGCCGTCGACCTCGGTCTCGATGACGATCAACGGCCCGGCGCCCACCGTCCTCGCCTTCTTCCTCAACACCGCGATCGACCAGCGGCTCGACGCCTTCCGCGAGGCCGAGGGTCGTGAGCCCTCCGGCGCCGAGGCCGAGGAGCTGCGCGCAGAGGCGCTGCAGACCGTCCGCGGCACCGTCCAGGCGGACATCCTCAAGGAGGACCAGGGGCAGAACACCTGCCTCTTCTCCACCGAGTTCAGCCTGCGCATGATGGCCGACATCCAGGAGTGGTTCATCGAGCAGGGGGTGCGCAACTTCTACTCCGTGAGCATCTCCGGCTACCACATCGCCGAGGCCGGGGCGAACCCCATCAGCCAGCTCGCCTTCACCCTCGCCAACGGCTTCACCTACGTCGAGGCGTACCTCGCGCGCGGCATGGACATCAACGACTTCGCGCCGAACCTGTCCTTCTTCTTCTCCTCCGGCATGGACCCCGAGTACTCCGTCCTCGGTCGCGTCGCCCGCCGCATCTGGGCGGTGACGATGAAGGAGAAGTACGGCGCCAACGAGCGCGCTCAGAAGCTGAAGTACCACATCCAGACGAGCGGCCGTTCGCTGCACGCGCAGGAGATGGACTTCAACGACATCCGCACGACCCTGCAGGCGCTCAACGCCCTCTACGACAACGCGAACTCCCTGCACACCAACGCCTACGACGAGGCGATCACGACCCCTTCGCCCGAGTCGGTGCGACGCGCTCTCGCGATCCAGCTGATCATCACCCGCGAGTGGGGCCTGTCGATCAACGAGAACCCGCTCCAGGGCTCCTTCGTCATCGACGAGCTGACCGACCTCGTCGAGGCAGCCGTGCTCGAGGAGTTCGACCGGATCAGCGAGCGCGGCGGCGTGCTCGGCGCGATGGAGACCGGCTACCAGCGCGGCCGGATCCAGGACGAGTCGATGCTCTACGAGCACCGCAAGCACGACGGCTCGCTGCCGCTCATCGGCGTCAACACCTTCCTCCGGGCGAAGGGGGACGACGAGGAGCCGGTCGAGGTCGAGCTGGCCCGCGCGACCGAGTCGGAGAAGGAGTCGCAGCTCGCCCGCGTCCGCGCCTACCAGGACGCGCACCGCGACGAGGCGCAGCAGCAGATCGCCCGGCTCAAGGAGGCGGCCACGACCGACGCCAACGTCTTCGACGTCCTCATGGACGCCGCGCGGGTGTGCTCGCTGCAGCAGGTGACCGAGGCCTTCTTCGAGGTCGGCGGCCAGTACCGGCGCAACGTCTAGCCTGGGCAGGTGACCGATCAGCGCTGGCCGAGGAGCGTCTACGGCGAGGGCGAGGAGCCGGACTACCGCTTCAGCCTCGCCAACGAGCGGACCTTCCTCGCCTGGCTGCGGACCGGGCTGGCGCTCGTGGCGGCCGGGGTCGCGGTCGACGTCGTCGACCTGTCGGTCGGCGAAGGGGTCAAGCTCGCCCTCGCGGGCATCCTCCTGGTCCTCGGCGGGCTGTCGTCGGTCCTCGCCTACCTCCGGTGGTCGGGATCGGAGCGGGCGATGCGACGAGGTGAGCCGCTCCCGGCCCTGGGGGTCGCGGCGATCGTGATCTCCGGCGTGCTCGCGGCGCTCACGCTCGCGGCCCTGATCGTCCTCGGCACCAGGCCGTGACCCCTGAGGTGCGACGAGGAGCCTCGAAGGGTGACCGTGGCGCCCAGCCGGAGCGGACCGCGCTCGCCTGGCAGCGGACCGCCCTGGCGACCGCGGCGGGTTCGGCGATCGTCGCCCGGCACTCGGTCGGACCACTCGGCCCGGCAGCGCTCGTCATCATGGGCGTGAGCATCGGGCTCGCGCTCACCGCCTTCACCCTGGGCCGGCGGCGTTACCTCGCCGGCCCGACCGAGTCGCGGCTGTCCGCCACCGAAGGACGCCGTCGCTGGGACCTCCCCCGACGTGACGGCCTCGCCCCTGCTCTCCTCTCGCTGGCCGTGCTCAGCCTCGCCGCCACCGAGCTCAGCGCGGCCGCCCTCCGCTGAGACATCACGCCAGCCTGGACCAGCCCGGTGTGACTCTCGGGTACGACGACCGTTGCCCATCGGCCTGCGATCGCCTCCTCCCGCAGCACAGGCCTGCTCACCTCGGATGTGCGAGCAACGGTCGTCGTACCCGCGCGTAGCTCGCGGAGAACGCTCCCCAGCTAGGTTGGCGGCATGGGTGAGCACCTGCGTGACGACCTCGGCGCGGAGGCCCTGCTGCCCGACGGGGGCGTCAGGCGAGTGGTCTCGCTCGTCCCGTCCCTCACCGAGGCGGTCGCCGTCAGCGCCTCAGACCTCCTCGTCGGCGCCACGGACTGGTGCACGCACCCCGCAGAGCTCGACGTGGTGAGAGTGCGCGGCACGAAGAACCCCGACCTCTCCGCCATCGCCGACCTCTCCCCCGACCTCGTCGTCGCCAACAAGGAGGAGAACCGCGAGCTCGACGTCCGGCGGCTCCGCGAGCGCGGCGTCCCCGTCTGGGTCACCGACATCGAGACCGTCCCGCAGGCGATCGCCTCCATGCGTCGTCTTTTTCTCGAGGCACTCGCGCTCGACGAACCCGGCTGGCTCACCGAGGCTGCTGACCTCTGGGACGGACGCTTCGAGGCACCCGTCGAGGCTCCTTCGTCGCGCCTCAGGGCGCAGCCCCCGTCGCCCACGATCGCGGTGCCGATCTGGCGCGACCCGTGGATGGTCGTCGGCCCACGCACCTACACGACCGACCTGCTGTCCCGGCTGGGGTACGACAACGCCTTCGACGACGGCGAGGACCGCTACCCCCACGTCGAGCTGGCCGACATCGACCGCGAGGACATCGACGAGGTCTGGCTGCCCGACGAGCCCTACGTCTTCACCGAGAGCGACGGGCCCGAGGCCTTCGAGGACGTACCGACCCGGCTCGTGTCAGGCCGCCTGCTCACCTGGTACGGCCCGGCGATGCTCGAGGCCCACCGCGTGCTGCGGCCGTGAGTCAGAGGGTGCCGGCGCCGACGGAGTCGCCAGGACGGCCGGCGTCCTTGTCGGCCTTCGCCGAGGTGTGGCCGCGCTTGTTGATCCGTCGCTCGAGATAGCTCGCGAGGGTCGTGAGAGTGAAGTTGATGATGATGAAGAGCAGCGCAGCCATGACGAGCGGCTGCAGGGTGTTGCCCCCGGCCGCGAGGTTGCGCGCCGAGCGCAGCAGCTCCGGATAGGTGATGATCGCGCCGAGCGCGCTGTCCTTGAGGATGACGACGAGCTGGCTGACGAGCGCCGGCAGCATGGCCGTGATCGCCTGGGGCAGCTGGATCGCGCGCATGGTCTGGCCCGGGGTGAGCCCGATCGACAGACCTGCTTCGCCCTGCCCCTTGGGCAGCGAGCCCACGCCGGAGCGGACGAGCTCCGCGACGACCGCGCCGTTGTAGAGGGTCAGCGCGGCGACCACCGCGACGAAGGGGTTGGTCTCCGGGGCGAAGACCCCGCGGAAGGCGAGGAAGTAGAAGAAGGCGATCATCATGATGAGCACCGGGATGCCGCGGAAGAACTCCACGACGGCACCCGAGACCCACCGGACGGCGGTGTTCTGCGAGAGCCGTCCCACGCCGAAGACCAGGCCGAAGAGCATCGACAGCACGATGGCGATCCCGGCCGCCTTGAGCGTGCTGAGGATGCCGGGCACGAAGTAGTACTGCCACGCGCTCGTCGTGAACATGGCCTGCCACTTCGCGGCCTCGAGCTCGCCGCGCGCGTCGAGGCGCATCAGGGCTACGACGACCACGCCGAGCAGGACGAGGGCGGCGACGATCGTGATGATGAGGTGGCGGCGGCGCGCCCGGGGACCGGGTGCGTCGAAGAGGACCGAGGACGAGCTCATCGCTTGACCGCCACCTTCCGCGAGAGCGAGGTCAGCCCGACGCCGATCGGCAGCGTGAGCAGGAGGAAGAAGCCGGCGATGAGCGCGAAGAGCTGCCAGATGAGGTCCGGCCGGAACTCGATCGCCTCGACCATGAAGTACGACGTCTGCGCGACACCGATGATCGAGGCCACCGTCGTGTTCTTGATGAGCGCGATGAGCACCGACGCCAGCGGGGCGACCGCTCCGCGGAAGGCCTGCGGCAGCACGACGTGCCGCAGCGACTGCCCCAGGCCGAGACCGATCGATCGCGCTGCCTCGGCCTGGCCGACCGGCACCGTGTTGACGCCCGAGCGCAGCGCCTCGCAGACGAAGGCTGCGTGGTAGACCGACAGCGCGAAGATCGCCCAGCGCACCGCCTCGTCGACGAGGAAGGTCGGGCTCTCGTCGTTCGCGATCTGGATACCGAGGCGGGTGCCGAGCACGGTCAGCGAGAAGAGGACGACGAGGGTCAGCGGGGTGTTGCGCACGACGTTGACGTACGCGGCGCCGACGACGTTGAGCACGCGTACCGGGCCGACCCGCATGATCGCGAGACTCGTGCCGAGCAGCAGCGCCCACAGCGCCGACCACACCGACAGCTTGATGGTCAGCCAGAAGGCGCCCCAGACGTCGAACTGGGCGAAGAGCTCACCCACGCGGCACCCCTCTCTCGGTCAGGTCCTGGGCAGGGGCGGCGCGAGGCCACCCCTGCCCAGGTCGGTCAGGTCAGGTCAGGAGCAGGCGTCCGCCTCGGGCGGGTTCACCTTCGTGTCGACCTCGAAGCCGGCCGGGCCGAAGTTCGCGTCGACGGCCTTCTGCCACTCGCCGTCGTCGACCATCTTCTTCAGCGCCGCGTTGATGTCCTCGCAGAGCTGGGTATCGCCCTTCTTGATGCCGACGCCGTAGCGCTCCTCGGAGAAGGTGTTGCCGACGACCTTGAGCTTGCCCTTGTACTGCTCCTGCGAGGCGTACCCGGCAAGGATCGTGTTGTCGGTGGTCAGCGCGTCGAGCTGGCCGTTGACAAGACCGTCGAGGCACTCCGAGTAGGTGTCGAACTCGCGGAGCT
Proteins encoded:
- a CDS encoding fluoride efflux transporter FluC, whose translation is MRAGEPRRVGLAVAVGGALGSVGRWGLVDVLPAGGWPWGTLLVNVTGALAMGLLVAWLSAREAPHWVRPFVATGLLGGWTTYSAFALDTVTLSPFVGLGYVLATVVLGVGACALGLRLVPEVRRGSLEGPRS
- a CDS encoding pyridoxal phosphate-dependent aminotransferase codes for the protein MRPIRQSRKLMNVRYDVRGPILVEAQRLEAEGHKILKLNIGNTAPFGFEAPEAIVADMTRHLPDSQGYVDSKGIYSARTAVAQYYQSRGLRETTVEDVFIGNGVSELISMVLQAFVDDGNEILIPAPDYPLWTGAVSLAGGTPVHYRCDESNGWDPDLADIESKITDNTHALVIINPNNPTGAVYSEETVKGLVDIARRHQLVVMADEIYEKIIFDDAVHRHAAEFAGDDVLCLTFSGLSKAYRVCGYRAGWVMISGPKHMAEDFLEGLTLLANMRMCANVPAQHAIQTALGGYQSIEELVVPGGRFYEQSKLASRLLGEIPGVSCVEPRGALYCFPRLDPEVYAIEDDEAFVIDLLRAKKILVTHGTGFNWFEPDHFRVVCLPDEEVMTEAIGRIADFLETRRG
- a CDS encoding fluoride efflux transporter FluC, whose amino-acid sequence is MTALLVAVGGALGAVLRWQLSTRARTKGATPAGGTLLVNVLGSFLLGLLAGWGGRPDWVMPLLGVGLCGGLTTFSTHALEVAQSWRDLERRQAVANLGLSLGLSLAALSLGYVSTA
- a CDS encoding ATP-binding cassette domain-containing protein: MSTMGIEVTGLSHRFGSTQALADIDLTVRPGTLTGLVGRNGAGKTTLLELVAAHRAAQSGQVLLGGEPVWENPDRTSRVCLMKERGGMYDDEKITASVRAQRVTRPHWDETYFYELLDRFEVPTRKAPEKLSTGKRSALRAALALATRAEVTLLDEVYLGMDAVARRQFYDEVMADYLAHPRTIVLSSHLLDEVEDLLEDVIVLHRGRVVAAGSADEVREAHSTGDRLASLTDVLVTLSSPGGTR
- a CDS encoding GntR family transcriptional regulator, producing the protein MEPFDDSSPIYLQIADRIRRSVLSGELREGDQVMSTTQYATTHRINPATAAKAMGLLVDEGLIHKRRGIGMFVSDGAREQLRTARRESYWEQVMQPALDDARALGITTDEIITWLKETS
- a CDS encoding MarR family winged helix-turn-helix transcriptional regulator, whose translation is MLSFDPIDAARTQWVERGWGDSAEGMAAVTSVIRAQAILMRRVETALRDSGLTFARYEVLMLLSFTRHEALPMRAISSRLQVHQSSVTNAVDRLESAGLVTRAPSPDDRRTVLVGLTSQGIQVAKECTRRLNDEVFGALGLSDEDTRQLVAILARLRADAGDFSTP
- a CDS encoding MFS transporter; this encodes MTAALPGRVRRGYGLGSVATGSFGTVPGLLLLPYLTDRLGVAAGVAGLIVLLPKAWDVLLNPVAGRISDRLEHPEGRRRPFLLRAGALLAVLFVLLFAGPTGSTALGAAWVAVLFLACATAYAFFQVPYVSMPAELTRDYGERTRLMTWRVAVLALAILVSGGLSPAIRDALGPEWGYRAVGLFVGGLILAGALGAWWGTKGVPPVAEVAAGGSLGEQLRVVARAPDFRALLTAFGLQALATGTMLAGVDYVARVVLGNPGASTILFVAFVAPALLVTPVWERIGARVGKKAGFVAASLLLALGAVLVYLLHGLGVAAVGAALTLVGIGYAGAQMFPMAMLPDVAAVDAQRTGEGRVGVYTGVWTAGETLGLALGPGVYALILMLGGYVSSTDGLAAQPDSAVTAMTLGFTLLPAALVLLALVPLRSYRVDEAAVEAATQEAL
- the icmF gene encoding fused isobutyryl-CoA mutase/GTPase IcmF — translated: MSTPTLHAPAHPVRFVTASALFDGHDASINIMRRILQSQGAEVIHLGHNRSVQEVVDAAIDEDVQGVAISSYQGGHVEYFEYLVQLLGEAGAGHVKVFGGGGGVIVPEEIQRLRAAGVRIFSPEDGQRLGLPGMINTLIRDCDVDLWEERDADVDAVLSGDRAAVARAITGAELGRLDDTFLTRVREAAGSRTVPVLGITGTGGSGKSSLTDELVRRFRVDQEDKLRIAVIAVDPTRKRGGGALLGDRIRMNSLDGDRVFFRSIATRGSREVPENLDQVIDVAKAAGFDLVIVETPGIGQGDAAIVPFADTSMYVMTPEFGAASQLEKIDMLDLADVVAINKFERRGAEDALRDVGRQMVRNREAFGKKPEDMPVYGTSAATFNDDGVTALYQHLRDALAEQGLQTGEGVLAPVDVQHSTRISQVVPPKRVRYLAEIADTVRDYHEQTTRVAEQARRVQRLELVDDELAAAGKSDHAVDELLEHARAELPTEVGQQLASWPTVVESYSGDEQVVTIRGKELRTTLTKESLSGNKIPRVALPRFADHGDLVSFLRRENLPGYYPFTAGVFPFKRDNEDPARMFAGEGDPFRTNRRFKLLSEGQPATRLSTAFDSVTLYGRDPDERPDIYGKVGTSGVSVATLDDMKALYDGFDLLSPSTSVSMTINGPAPTVLAFFLNTAIDQRLDAFREAEGREPSGAEAEELRAEALQTVRGTVQADILKEDQGQNTCLFSTEFSLRMMADIQEWFIEQGVRNFYSVSISGYHIAEAGANPISQLAFTLANGFTYVEAYLARGMDINDFAPNLSFFFSSGMDPEYSVLGRVARRIWAVTMKEKYGANERAQKLKYHIQTSGRSLHAQEMDFNDIRTTLQALNALYDNANSLHTNAYDEAITTPSPESVRRALAIQLIITREWGLSINENPLQGSFVIDELTDLVEAAVLEEFDRISERGGVLGAMETGYQRGRIQDESMLYEHRKHDGSLPLIGVNTFLRAKGDDEEPVEVELARATESEKESQLARVRAYQDAHRDEAQQQIARLKEAATTDANVFDVLMDAARVCSLQQVTEAFFEVGGQYRRNV